The following are from one region of the Biomphalaria glabrata chromosome 12, xgBioGlab47.1, whole genome shotgun sequence genome:
- the LOC106070276 gene encoding xaa-Arg dipeptidase-like, producing the protein MDLLKSAACQEIEKYEQDLISLGKKLWRLSEPGGKEVKSCETIVNFLVSHEFSVTKHYRGMSTAFRADFGENEIGGKKRPNVCVICRFDAHRKLGHVNGNNLQALTAVGTAIAIKSIIRTSSAEIGKVCVLGCPNSAKGWLIKMLNRKAFKDIDVVLSAMPGDRTEWDPVYVASKTYRATYSGLAAVVKEDSFAPAKNALDAAVHAYSNMLAMKEHFGPHWVAEGAITRGGHVGGKEPKQCETVIKIKGHTDRDLALLERRILPCFDAAAQSSGCELELVLGDKSYRSMINNKTLVYLMQLNAYYCGVLATPLKKHQVMPSVDLANVSHVVPSVCPIYFIGTDAEVGTAEFKSAANHHQAYCYSISMAKTLAMTAVDFLETPLIQFNCKNDLEETLRKEKDETTFMVFPVNQVTVYSLPNAIPVDSNTGWSKQV; encoded by the exons ATGGACTTACTCAAGTCTGCGGCGTGCCAGGAGATTGAGAAATACGAGCAAGATTTAATCAGCCTCGGCAAAAAATTATGGCGGTTGTCTGAGCCAGGTGGAAAG GAGGTGAAGAGCTGCGAAACTATCGTCAATTTCTTGGTCAGTCATGAGTTTTCAGTGACGAAGCATTACCGCGGTATGAGCACTGCCTTCAGAGCAGACTTCGGGGAAAATGAAATTGGCGGGAAAAAGAGGCCAAACGTCTGCGTGATATGCCGCTTCGACGCTCACCGCAAGCTAGGTCACGTGAACGGAAATAACCTCCAGGCTCTCACCGCAGTAGGCACCGCCATAGCCATTAAATCGATCATCAGAACATCGTCTGCTGAAATTGGAaag GTATGTGTGCTGGGTTGTCCAAACTCTGCCAAGGGTTGGCTCATCAAAATGTTGAACAGGAAAGCCTTCAAGGACATTGACGTTGTCCTGTCTGCCATGCCCGGGGATAGGACAGAGTGGGACCCTGTGTATGTCGCTTCAAAAAC CTACCGTGCTACATATTCTGGTTTAGCAGCCGTTGTGAAGGAAGACAGCTTTGCTCCAGCTAAAAACGCATTGGACGCTGCCGTGCACGCCTACAGCAACATGCTGGCAATGAAAGAACACTTTGGTCCTCACTGGGTGGCTGAAG GGGCCATCACTCGAGGTGGCCATGTTGGCGGGAAGGAGCCCAAACAATGTGAGACAGTGATCAAGATCAAAGGTCACACTGACCGCGACCTTGCCCTGCTTGAGCGACGGATCCTTCCATGCTTTGACGCCGCGGCTCAGTCCAGCGGATGCGAG CTAGAACTGGTGCTGGGAGACAAGAGTTACCGAAGTATGATCAACAACAAGACGCTTGTCTACCTCATGCAACTTAATGCCTACTACTGTGGAGTTTTGGCGACGCCCCTGAAAAAGCACCAAGTCATGCCCTCAGTGGATTTGGCCAACGTCAGTCACGTggttccgtctgtctgtccaatCTATTTCATCGGAACCGATGCAGAGGTTGGGACAGCCGAGTTCAAATCTGCTGCAA ACCATCATCAAGCTTACTGCTACTCCATCAGCATGGCCAAGACCCTAGCCATGACTGCCGTAGACTTCCTGGAGACGCCCCTGATCCAATTCAACTGCAAGAACGACCTGGAGGAGACCCTGAGGAAGGAGAAAGATGAGACGACATTCATGGTGTTTCCGGTCAACCAGGTCACGGTCTACTCCCTACCGAACGCTATACCAGTGGACTCCAACACTGGCTGGTCTAAACAAGTCTGA